A region of the Candidatus Methanomethylicota archaeon genome:
AGCTATACGAACATACAATGAGAATAGCTTTTCATTCTCAACATTAAAGGCATTAAGCCTATAATTTTCAACTGAGAGAGATTTCACAGTCCTAAATCCAGTAATATTGTTATCAGTTATTGCCGTTAAAACTCCAAGTTGATTCCTAGCCTCCATATTCAATGGTCTAACGATCATGTTATATCGAATACTAACCAACATTATCCCAAGCATATATAACCCAACTATCACTGACAACTTCGGATTCATACCCCACATATATCCAATAGCTAGCGATGCTAAGAAGACCGTTGAAATGAGATTTCTAAATGGGAATGATAGGAATCTAGCAACCCTCTCAACATCATCAGTAATTCTTGAAACAAGTTGCCCTATGGGAACCTCATCGAAGAAGGAGAATGACTGCCTCTGAACAGCCCTAAACACATCATTCCTAAAATCCAAAGCCACCCTCTGCGAAAAGAGCGTATTATAATATCGTTCAAAGAAGGCTGCCACACTGGAAAGTATGCCCACAACCACTATCAAAACCACATATGAGAGGACTGTTTGGAAATCCCCCTTCATAACCCCATTATCAATGGCACTACGCATAAAGGATGGAGCTATCGTAGTTAATTCAGAACCTATAAACATTGCAGCTACGGATACTAGAAATGCCTTCCAATACCTCCTTATATATGGAGTTAACCTAATGAAGGTTTTAATTGAAATATACTTCTCGGAACCCCCACTCATCCCCAATCCCTTCCTACGCTGAAATTGAAATTCAAATTAAAGATTATAGTAGATAGTTTAAAGTTGGATATAAATGTTTTGTAAGTGAATTCAGCCCATAATTTTATGAAGATATGACCCACCATATTTATAGGCTATGGAGCACGATCCTTCAAAGGAGACCATGCAGGGACCAACAGGATTCTCTGGGGTGCAAGCTTTAGCGAATAGTGGACATTCCCAAGGCATTATCAATCCCCTAAGAACATCGCCACATCTACATCCAGGAGGCATGGTGTAGTCAGCTTCAACCTCAACATCAAACCTAACCCTAGCATCAAAACTCGAGAATTCATCCTTCAATTCCAATCCAGATTTAGGTATGAAACCAATACCACGCCAATATGCATCTGAAACCTTGAAAACAGTATTCATTAATTCAATGGCCTTAACATTCCCCTCAAATCTAACTGCACGTGTATACTCATTCTTAACAGTATATTCACCATCATTGATCATGTCTATTAACATTGCAACCCCCATAAGCACATCCAAAGGCTCAAATCCAGCTATAACCATTGGAACCCTCTTGGAATATGCTATATCCAAGTATGGTTTAACACCAATTATTGTTGAAACATGCCCTGGACATATGAAACCATCAATCCTAATTTCACCTAGATTTAATAGGTATAGCATTGCTGGGGGGATGAGTAGATGTGTTGGAATTATTGAGAAGTTCTTTGGGGGATTCGATAATAGCATGGCTGCAGTTGATGGAGCAGTAGTCTCAAACCCTATGGCGAAATGCACAACCTCAAAGTTTGGATTCCTCCTAGCCAACTCCACAGCATCATGTATACTGTAAACCACTTGAACCCTCCCACCCATACCCTTAGAATCCATTAGGGAGAACTTCGACCCCTTAACCCTAAACATATCCCCAAAAGTCGTCACTAAAACATTATCCATGAGAGACAATTTAACAGCCAAATCAATGTTAACTGGCGACGCAACACAAACTGGGCATCCTGGTCCAGCCCTCAAATCAACCTTCGGTATCAGCGACCTTATACCTGAATGCGTTATAGTGTATTCATGTGTACCGCATACATGCATAATAACGTATCTATCCCTACTGCAATGCTCATTTATATACTTAGCCACTTTCAAAGCTAAACTCCTATCCCTAAGAATCATATGTGAATCCAACAATCACTCCACTCCAAAATTAAGTCAACTCAGGCCTCTTAAGTTTAATTCGAACTTCCCTCAACCTTTCACCTATAGTTTTAACGAAATCCTCAGGAAGCTTTTGGAATATTGGTTCAGGCTTATTTATTACATGCCCCTCCCTCAAATTGGCTTTTGAAGCTTCATCCCAACCAACATTATGGACTGAGCCGCCCAAATTCAAGTATCCCCAAACCTTCTCAGCAGAGTGTGGCATGAATGGAGCCATGAGTATTGCAAGCGACTTAACAACGTTTGCAGCAACCCACATGGTTGTGGATGCAGACTTATAATCCTCCTTAATAGACTTCCAAGGAGCCTTATCATTCAAATACTGATTCCCAGCTGAGGAAAATTCCAGTAAAGCTTCAGCTGCAGACTTCAATTTAAAATTCTCAATCAATGATCCAATATTCTTTGGGGCGAAGCTCAACTTGCATAGCATAGACTTATCACTATCATCGAAATCATATGCTTTTGGAATCTTTGCATCAAACCTACTATATATGAAGCTTAGAGTTCTATGAATGAAGTTTCCAAGATTATCATTCAACTCAGAATTCACAATCCTATAGAATGAATCCCAAGTGAAGTTTAGATCCCTAGTTTCAGGTCTCATCAAGATCAATGCAAACCTCCAGTAATCTGCAGGGGCTATCTCAAGAGCCTCATCAATCCAAACACCAACCCCCCTACTCTTACTGAAGGTTTGACCTTCAAACATTAAGAATTCCACTGAGGATATCTGCCATGGCAAAACATACCCCTCACCTGAAGCCATTAGCATTGCTGGAAGTATTATGGCGTGAAAGGGGATGTTATCCTTCCCAATGAAGAAAACTGTCTTAGAATCACCATCAACCCAATATTTAAGCCACTCATCCTCACATCCCTTCCTATGGAAGTACTCCTTAGTGGCTGAGAGATATCCCAGTAGAGCTTCAAACCAAACATATATAGTTTTCCCAGAAGCCCCTGGGAATGGTGCAGGTATACCCCAAGAATTATCCCTAGTCACAGATCTAGCCTTCAACCCCTCCTTAAACCACATCTTACAATAATTCTTAACACTATCAGAGAATAGGTTATGCTTCATAACGAAATCCATAAGCTTATCGGAAAGCTTTGGGAGATCGAAGAACCAGTGCTTAGTATTTTTAATAATTGGTTTAGAACCGCAGAAGACGCAATGTGGATCTATAAGATCCAAAGGGTCTAGTATCCTATTACATGTGGGGCATTGATCACCCCTAGCCCTAGGCTCGCCACAATGTGGGCATACACCCTCAATAAACCTATCCGGTAGGAAAATGTTGCAATTAGGACAGAAGGGGAGTGAAACCTCCTTCTCATATATGTATCCATTCTCATACAATTTCATGAAGAAGTTCTGCACAAAATTTATGTGTATCTCATTCTCAGTCCTAGTATAATTATCGTAGCTAACGCCAAGCCTCTCATACAATTTAACAACATAATTATGCAATTGATCTGTAAGCTTCTTGGGGTGAATTCCAAGCTTCCTAGCTTCAACCTCAATGGGCGTACCATGCTCATCAGAACCACTAACGAAAACCACATCTTCACCCTTAGCTCTAAGATACCTTGCAAAGACATCTGGGGACACTATACATGCAACCATAGTCCCAAGATGTGGAAACGCGTTAACATAAGGCCAAGCCGCGCATACAACCCATCTACCCACCAATACATCCCTCCCAATATATCATCTAAATGATTCCACTTAATTAAAATAAAGAGTGTGTAGGTAAGTAAAAAACTTGTTGCTATCCTCTCCTAGCTTCCTCCATCAATTTAACCTTAAACCTAACTTCACCACTGGATATATGTGGAGTCCTATACACAGTGTCACCATACTTCTCAATCTCCCTAGCCTCATCAGCCAACATTGCGGCAACCCTCATAAGCTCATGTGCAGCGGCAACCATTGGCAGATACTGCTCCCTCTCCTTAAGAGTATAGCAGCCAGCAGTGGATAAAGCTGCAACCCTAGTTGCAGCCTCATAACTGGCAATAGCCTTAGCTTTAGCATATGGATTTGTGAAGCCACCATAATTCTCAACAACAAACAATGATTCACCAACAATTCTTGGAAGCTTAACCTCACCACCACTCTTAATTGCATCAATAACCTTATCAATCTCCGAAACAATCATTCTAACAACACCCGTTACAGATAAAACCACCATTAAATATCCATTAAACAAAACCATCTCAGTGGAATCGAGGAAATCCCTCCTAGCACCAATCATGGGATCAGCCTTAACAATAATATAGCCAAAACCTGAACTCTCCAAATCCTTAATAGCCTTCCTAGCAGGATCATCAGATATAACGATTATTGGAACATTTGGAAGCTTCTCCTTCAAATCCATCCTACCCTTAGTAGGCCCCTCCAAAGCTGCATTTGGAGTTACAATTACAATTAGATTTGGGTTAAAGGATACCACATCCCTATTAACTGATAAACAGTCATTAACTTCCATTTTACCAGCAGTGGAGAAAACCCTTGTAACTATATCCTCCCTATTAGCCCTCTCATCCAACATTATTTCAAGCAATGGGGAACTACCTATACAACCATACTTTACTATGGCAACCTTAACTTTACCATCAAAACTCATAAAGGGGGCACCATTAGAATGTAAACCTTCAAGTTTATATACGTAATCCAAAGTAAAATAATTACCAATTAGGTGGAAAATGTGCGGGGGGAAGCATACCTAAAACCCATAACCGAAGTTGCAGCTAAAATAGGGCTTAAAAGGGAGGATCTTGAACTATATGGAGACTATAAAGCAAAAGTAAAGCTAACAGTATACGATAGGGTTAAGGATAAACCTGACGGAAAACTAATAGTTATAACGGCCATAACACCCACAAGATCAGGTGAAGGGAAAACCACAACAGCCATAGGCCTATCAGAAGCCATGTGGAGACTGAATCTAAAGAATATAGTCGTCGTTAGACAGCCATCCATGGGTGTAACCTTCGGAATAAAGGGGGGAGCCACTGGTGGAGGGAAAGCCCAAATACTACCCATGGAGGAAATAAACCTACACTTCACAGGAGACACACATGCAATAACAATAGCACATCACTTAATGAACGCCATGCTAGACAATCACATATACAGGGGGAAGGAACCACAAATAGACATACACAACATATTCATAAAGAGAGTACAAGACATGGAAGATAGACCACTAAGAAACATAGTTATAGGATTAGGTGGAAAGGAGGGGGGAATACCAAGAGAAACAGGATTCGAAATAACAACAGCATGTGAAACTGCAGCCATACATGCATTGGCATGCAATTACAAGGATTTGAAGGAGAGACTTGGAAACATACTGGTGGCATTAAGTAAAGATGGAAAACTAGTTAAAGCAAGCGACATAAAATGTGCAGGATGCATGGCTGCAGTAATGAGGGATTCACTAAAACCAAATATAGTTCAAACCATGGAGGGAACCCCAGCCTTCGTACATGGAATACCATTTGCAAATGTGGCGCATGGATCCCCAAGCTTAATATCCATAAAAATGGCATTAAAACTCGCAGATTACGTGATAGTGGAAGCTGGATTCGGCTCAGACTTAGGATTCGAAAAATTCTGCGACATACCATGCAGAATAGGGGGATTAAAACCAGATGTGGGAGTAGTAGTGGTTAGCATAAGAGCTCTAAGAGAGCATGGAGGAGCAAAAGACTATGAGAAACCAAATTTGGAAGCCGTAAAGAAGGGGATAGAAAATCTGGAAAAACACGTGGAGAATGTGAGGAAATTTGGAGTTCCAGCAGTCGTAGCTATAAACAAATTTGAGGGGGATGCCGCTGAGGAAATAGAGTACGTGATAGATTGGTGTAAATCAAGAGGGGTGCCGGTGGCAGTATCAGAGGTATATGCCAAGGGAGGGGAAGGTGGAATAGAACTTGCAAATACAATACTTGAAACCATCAACAAGGAGAAATCAGAATTCAAACCACTCTACGACTTAAACCTACCAATAGAGGAGAAGATAAGGATAATAGCTAGAGAAATGTATGGAGCCGACGACGTAATATTCACAGACGATGCAAAAACAAGCATTAGGAGGATAAACAAGTGGGGGTACTCAAATCTCCCAGTAAACATGGCTAAAACACCACTCTCACTGACAGACAACCCAAAGATCCTTGGAAGACCAAGGGGGTTCAAGATAACAGTAACGGATGTAAAGGTATTTGCGGGGGCAGGATTCCTAGTAGCATACTGTGGAGAGATAAGCACACTACCAGCACTACCCAGTGAACCTGCAGCTGAAAATATAGATTTAGACCCAGAAACTGGAGAGATAATTGGGGTGAGGTAAAATTCCAATTATACTTGATGGAAACAAATTGTCAGAGAAGATATTTGAAGAATTGAGGGGGGAAGTGAAGAAGCTAGTGGATGCTGGAGTGAAACCAAAAATATCACTAATACTCGTTGGGAAGGATCCAGCATCAACATCATATGTAAACATGAAGGCTAGGAGAGCTAAAAGACTTGGAATGGAATCAGAAATACATAACCTACCGGAGGATATAAGTGAAGAGGAACTCATAAAAATCGTGGATAAACTCAATGAAGATAAAAATGTTCATGGCATAGTAATACAGCTACCACTACCAAAACACATAAATGAAAAGAGGATTTCAGCAAGGGTTAAACCTGAAAAGGATATCGATGGGCTACACCCAATAAACATTGGTAAATTATACTTAAAGGAGGAATCTCTAGTATCACCAGCAGCTGAGGGGATCATGGAGCTATTTAAAGAATATGGAGTTAAAGTGGAAGGGAAACATGCAGTAATAGTTGGAGCCACAGAATTAACTGGAAAACCACTCGCAGCACTACTACTAAATAGTGGTGCAGATGTAACCCTATGCGAATACACATCACCAAACCTCACAAAACACACAAGAAATGCAGACATACTCATAGTGGACATAGCGAAACCACAAGCAATAACTGGAGATATGATTAAAGATGGAGCAGTAGTCGTAGATTGCGGATTCAACTACATAGGAGATAAATTGGTTGGAGATGTAAATATGAGTGAAGTTTCAGCAAAAGCATCAGCAATAACTCCAGTACCAGGTGGAGTTGGACCAATGATAATAGCAATACTAATGAGAAATCTAATAAAAGCTGCAAAAATGCAAGTCAAACTTAATTGAAGGGAAACAACTATTTACCCCAATTTTTATATTATGGATTGAAATGTACATAAAATTGAGAGATGCATTAAAAGACTTCCTAAAAGAGCACAACATAACAATAGACGACATACTTGAAGTAATGGATGAAGACCCGGAGG
Encoded here:
- the hypD gene encoding hydrogenase formation protein HypD is translated as MDSHMILRDRSLALKVAKYINEHCSRDRYVIMHVCGTHEYTITHSGIRSLIPKVDLRAGPGCPVCVASPVNIDLAVKLSLMDNVLVTTFGDMFRVKGSKFSLMDSKGMGGRVQVVYSIHDAVELARRNPNFEVVHFAIGFETTAPSTAAMLLSNPPKNFSIIPTHLLIPPAMLYLLNLGEIRIDGFICPGHVSTIIGVKPYLDIAYSKRVPMVIAGFEPLDVLMGVAMLIDMINDGEYTVKNEYTRAVRFEGNVKAIELMNTVFKVSDAYWRGIGFIPKSGLELKDEFSSFDARVRFDVEVEADYTMPPGCRCGDVLRGLIMPWECPLFAKACTPENPVGPCMVSFEGSCSIAYKYGGSYLHKIMG
- the metG gene encoding methionine--tRNA ligase, with the protein product MGRWVVCAAWPYVNAFPHLGTMVACIVSPDVFARYLRAKGEDVVFVSGSDEHGTPIEVEARKLGIHPKKLTDQLHNYVVKLYERLGVSYDNYTRTENEIHINFVQNFFMKLYENGYIYEKEVSLPFCPNCNIFLPDRFIEGVCPHCGEPRARGDQCPTCNRILDPLDLIDPHCVFCGSKPIIKNTKHWFFDLPKLSDKLMDFVMKHNLFSDSVKNYCKMWFKEGLKARSVTRDNSWGIPAPFPGASGKTIYVWFEALLGYLSATKEYFHRKGCEDEWLKYWVDGDSKTVFFIGKDNIPFHAIILPAMLMASGEGYVLPWQISSVEFLMFEGQTFSKSRGVGVWIDEALEIAPADYWRFALILMRPETRDLNFTWDSFYRIVNSELNDNLGNFIHRTLSFIYSRFDAKIPKAYDFDDSDKSMLCKLSFAPKNIGSLIENFKLKSAAEALLEFSSAGNQYLNDKAPWKSIKEDYKSASTTMWVAANVVKSLAILMAPFMPHSAEKVWGYLNLGGSVHNVGWDEASKANLREGHVINKPEPIFQKLPEDFVKTIGERLREVRIKLKRPELT
- a CDS encoding F420-dependent methylenetetrahydromethanopterin dehydrogenase is translated as MSFDGKVKVAIVKYGCIGSSPLLEIMLDERANREDIVTRVFSTAGKMEVNDCLSVNRDVVSFNPNLIVIVTPNAALEGPTKGRMDLKEKLPNVPIIVISDDPARKAIKDLESSGFGYIIVKADPMIGARRDFLDSTEMVLFNGYLMVVLSVTGVVRMIVSEIDKVIDAIKSGGEVKLPRIVGESLFVVENYGGFTNPYAKAKAIASYEAATRVAALSTAGCYTLKEREQYLPMVAAAHELMRVAAMLADEAREIEKYGDTVYRTPHISSGEVRFKVKLMEEARRG
- a CDS encoding formate--tetrahydrofolate ligase, whose protein sequence is MENVRGEAYLKPITEVAAKIGLKREDLELYGDYKAKVKLTVYDRVKDKPDGKLIVITAITPTRSGEGKTTTAIGLSEAMWRLNLKNIVVVRQPSMGVTFGIKGGATGGGKAQILPMEEINLHFTGDTHAITIAHHLMNAMLDNHIYRGKEPQIDIHNIFIKRVQDMEDRPLRNIVIGLGGKEGGIPRETGFEITTACETAAIHALACNYKDLKERLGNILVALSKDGKLVKASDIKCAGCMAAVMRDSLKPNIVQTMEGTPAFVHGIPFANVAHGSPSLISIKMALKLADYVIVEAGFGSDLGFEKFCDIPCRIGGLKPDVGVVVVSIRALREHGGAKDYEKPNLEAVKKGIENLEKHVENVRKFGVPAVVAINKFEGDAAEEIEYVIDWCKSRGVPVAVSEVYAKGGEGGIELANTILETINKEKSEFKPLYDLNLPIEEKIRIIAREMYGADDVIFTDDAKTSIRRINKWGYSNLPVNMAKTPLSLTDNPKILGRPRGFKITVTDVKVFAGAGFLVAYCGEISTLPALPSEPAAENIDLDPETGEIIGVR
- a CDS encoding bifunctional 5,10-methylenetetrahydrofolate dehydrogenase/5,10-methenyltetrahydrofolate cyclohydrolase; this translates as MSEKIFEELRGEVKKLVDAGVKPKISLILVGKDPASTSYVNMKARRAKRLGMESEIHNLPEDISEEELIKIVDKLNEDKNVHGIVIQLPLPKHINEKRISARVKPEKDIDGLHPINIGKLYLKEESLVSPAAEGIMELFKEYGVKVEGKHAVIVGATELTGKPLAALLLNSGADVTLCEYTSPNLTKHTRNADILIVDIAKPQAITGDMIKDGAVVVDCGFNYIGDKLVGDVNMSEVSAKASAITPVPGGVGPMIIAILMRNLIKAAKMQVKLN